CTGATGGTGGCCACGGTCTTTCTCCATATGATCAGGGTCTTTCTCACCGGAGCGTACAAGAACGGAAGCGCCGCCGGCGCCAACCGTCCGCTGAACTGGATCATCGGGCTTGTTCTCCTCATCTGTACGCTGCTGCTGTCGTTCACGGGCTATCTCCTGCCGTGGGACCAGCTTGCGTACTGGGCGATCACCGTGGGAACGAACATTGCGAGCGCTGCACCGGTGGCGGGGGAGGCAACGCGGTTCCTGCTGCTGGGCGGCACCACGATCGATCAGCCTGCGCTCATCCGCTTCTATGTCCTCCACGTGTTCTTCCTGCCGGTCGCCGTGCTGGTGCTGTTCGCCTGGCACATGTGGCGCATACGGAAAGATGGAGGCCTGGCAGCGGTCGACCGTGAGGCACTGTCCGCAAAGGCCGAATCGGCGCCACCCGTGCGCACGAAAACCTATTCGCTCCTCGGGGTGGTGGGTGGAGAGTCGGTGCATGTGCGGAATACCGTGATGGATGAAGAGCGTGACACCGTTTCCTCATCTCCACACCTGGTCCGGCGTCTCGTCTTCGTGGCTCTGCTCACCCTCATCGCGGTCGCGGTCCTGACGGTCATCTTTCCTGCACCGCTGGAAACTCCGGCGGATCCATCCGTAACGCCGAACCCGGCCAAGGCCCCCTGGTATTTCCTGTGGCTGCAGGAGATCGTCACCATTACCACCGTTTCGATCGGATCATTCACCATCAATGGTGCGCTGGTCGGAGGAGTGATCCTGCCCGGCCTGTTGTTCGCCCTCGGTGTCTGGTGGCCGTACCGCGACCGTTCGGGGTCCGGGGCGGTCGGGGTATGGTTCGCGCCGGAACGGAAGACCGCGAACAGGGTCTTCCTGCTCATCTGTCTCCTCATCATCATCCTGACCATCGTCGGGACCTTCATGCGGGGTCCCTATTGGCACCTCTACTGGCCCTGGGAGACGTGGCCTGATATGCCGGTGCGATTCTAAGGAGGCACAGCTCAATGGATCATCGTTTGCCTGATACGAAACACGGCTTCGTCCATCGCGACAAGCTCCTGATCAGTCTTGGCGGGATCGGCGTGTTGCTCATTGCAGGATACTTCTTCTTCGTCGACGCCACGGCGGAATGGCGCGGATACCAGGAGGAGTTCCGGGAGACTGTTGCCACAACCCTCGGGCCCGACCGTGCAGCAGCGGTACCGGAGGGGTTGCAGCAGATCCATGTCCCTGCCCTGAACCGTACCGACCGCTGCGTGACGTGCCATCTCGGCGCCGGGTGGCGCGGGCTGGAGAAGCTTCCGCAGCCGTTCCGGACGCATCCCCAGGAGGTCCTCGCCTCTCATCCGATCGAAAAGTTCGGCTGCACGGTCTGTCATGGCGGGCAGGGGTATGCCGTCACGATGGAGGAGGCACACGGACTCATCGAGCACTGGGAGGAGCCGGTGATGGGACAGGAACTCGGGGACTTCTATGTCTTGAGCAACAAGAAGGCCATGATGCAGCTCAACTGCAATGCCTGTCACCGGTACGATCGGGAGACGCGGGGTGCGGAAGTGATCAATGCGGCCAAGCGTCTCGTTGCAGCAAAGGGATGCCGGGCCTGCCACGTGATCAACGGCAGAGGTGGCACGGTCGGACCCGATCTGACGACGGTGGGTGACAAGTCGCCGGAACAGTACAACTACGAGCGCATCAAAGGGTTTGCTTCGGCATTCAGCTGGCATGTGGCCCATCTGAAGAACCCCAAGGAACTCGTCCCTGAATCGGTCATGCCCAACTTCGGCCTGTCCAGCGCGGACGCGCAGGCGCTGGCGCTCCTGGTGATGAGCTGGGGCAAGGCCGATATCCCGGTGGAGTACATCCCCGGTCACAATTTCCGCGACATCCCGAATGCGGAGGAGAAAGCCCGCGAAGACCGGATGCTCAACGGGCCGGGAGCATTCTTCGTGACGAAGAGCTGCTTTGTCTGTCACTCCGTATCGACACTCGACGTTGAGGCGGCCGCGCAGATCGGGCCCGATCTGGCACAGGCCGTGGATGATGTGCAGGCGCGGTTCGGCCGGTCGCTCGAAGACTTCCTTGCGAAGCCCACCGGTACGATGGAAGTGGTCCTTGCAACCATGATCACGCTGACGCCCGAAGAGCGGCGTGAAGTGATCGAGAAGCTGAAGATGGCAAATGAACTGCTGAAGAAGAAAATGGTCACGGCAGCCGGTGCTTCGCACTGATCGCTCCGTTCAGGTGAACGATCTCCGCGCCGCCCTGTGCAATGGTCCACTACTGAGGAGGGTCTCATGAAACGACAGTCACCGATCCCGGTCGCAGTGCTTACGATCGCTACGCTCTTCGCTCTGTTGCTGCTTGCAGGGTGCGGGCCCGACAAGAAGGGGCGGAGCGGAGGACGGTCCGAAGCGCGGTCAGATGTTCAGGAGGCCGCACTGAAGACCTATGTGGCGCCCGGCGATCTGGATGAATACTACATCTTCAAATCCGGTGGCCACTCCGGACAGGTCTATGTCTACGGGATCCCCTCGATGCGCCATATCGCCACGATTCCGGTGTTCGCGCCCTACCCAGCGACGGGGTACGGCTTCGACAAGGAGACGAAGCAGATGATGGGCGGCTTCACCTGGGGCGATGTGCACCACCCTGCGCTGAGCGAAACGGGCGGCGAGTACGATGCGCGCTGGCTCTTCGTGAACGACAACAGCAACAACCGCATGGCGCGGATCGATCTGCGCGACTTCAAGACCAGGCAGATTCTTGGACCGATCCCGAACGTGTCCGGGAACCATGGATCCACATTCGTCACGGAGAACACGGAGTATATCCTGTCGGCCTCCCGGTTCTCGATCCCCTTGCCCAAGGGACGGGTTGAAAGCGTGCAGGACTACGCGACGAAATACAACGGCGTGGTATGCGGCATCAGCGTCGATCCGAAAACGGGGGAGATGCGGGTGGGATGGGAAGTGAAGATGCCGCCATTCAACTATGATCTGGGCGATGCCGGCAAGGGCCCGAGCCATGGCTGGGCATTCTGGACCTGCTACAACAGCGAGCGGGCGACGGGGAAGCTCGAGGTCACGGCGAGTCAGCGCGACAGGGACTACATCGCGGCGGTGAACTGGAAGCTCGTGGAACAGGCGGTCTCGGCGGGGAAAGCGAAAACGATGGATGGCGTGCAACTGCTTGACCCGAGGGATGCACCCGGTGCCGTGTTCCTGCTGCCGGTGGCGAAGTCCCCGCACGGGGTGGATATCAGTCCGGACGGACGCTATATCATCGGCAGCGGCAAACTGCAGAGCATCACGACGGTGTTCACCATCGAGCGGATCCTGGCCGCCATCGAGAAGAGGGATTTCACCGGCGATGAGGATGGGATCCCGGTCCTGAACTATGACGCTGTCAAAGAAGCCGAGGTGAATGTGGGGCTCGGACCGTTGCATACGCAGTTCGACGATCAGGGCAACGCATATACCTCGTTGTTTGTGGAAAGTGCCGTGGCGAAATGGAAACTGGGCACGTGGGAGGTCCTGGACAAGGTTCCGGTGTCGTACAATATCGGTCATCTCTGTGCCGCGGAGGGGGATTCGCGCAGTCCGGACGGCAAGTACCTCGTGGCGATGAACAAGCTCTCGCACGGCCGTCATTTGAATGTCGGTCCCTCGCAACCCGAATCCTCGCAGCTGATCGACATCAGCGGGGAGAAGATGGCGCTGCTGTACGATGCCTTCACCGAGCCCGAACCGCACAATGCACAGATGATCAAGGCGGACAAGCTGAAGCCGATCGAAGTGTATCCAAAGGAAGAGAACCGGCACCCGAAGGCGATCTGGGACATCAAGGATGCCCGCGTCACGCGCAATGGCAGGAACGTGGAGGTGCTGATGGTGGCGGTGCGGACCAGCTTCGAGCCGACGGTGATCGAGGTCAACCAGGGCGACAAGGTCACGATCTACATCACGAACATCGAGCAGACGACGGACGAACTGCACGGCTTCGGGCTGAATGAGTACAACCTGAATATCGTGGCCGATCCCGGCGAGACCAAGGTGATCGAGTTCATCGCGGACAAACCGGGGGTGTTTCCGTACTACTGCACGAACTTCTGCTCCGCACTGCACCAGGAGATGCAGGGATATCTGCTGGTGCGCGGCAACGGAACGGCGGCCCGCGCCCGCACCGGTGGCCCCGGACTGGCCGCTCAGTGAACACGTACTGACGTCCCCTGCCCCGTACGGCCGGGGCGGGGGACTCTTCTGATCCAGGAGGCATCATGCAGGCGATCGTCCGGCGTGCAGCAACATTCTTTGGAGTGGTACTTGATGTCCGCAGCAGGGTTGTCGTCATCATTGCGGCGCTGGCATTGCTCCTCACATACTTCTTGCCCCTCTGGAGTCTGACACTCTACTCCAATCAGTTCCCCGAAGGGCTGGTGCTGAAGATCCACGGACACAAGCTCGAGGGGGACAAGTCGCCCTCCCGGGACGACTTGAAGGAGATCAACGCACTGAACCACTACATCGGCATGCGGGCCCTCCGGGAAGAGGATTTCACCGAGTTCCGTTGGATCCCCTTTGTGATCGGTGGTTTGATCCTCCTTGGCTTGCGCGTGGCGGTCATGGGACGCATGGACCAGCTGGTGGACCTGCTGGTCCTCTTCGTGTACTTCGGCGGCTTCTCTCTCTGGAGTTTCTACCGGAAACTCTATTTGTATGGGCATGAGCTGGACCCGACCGCGGCGGTGAAGGTTCCGCCGTTCATGCCGCCGCTCTT
Above is a window of Ignavibacteriota bacterium DNA encoding:
- a CDS encoding cytochrome b N-terminal domain-containing protein — translated: MGHTIHTRSGLQRLLWPWKPESEKVAGDAIVKNMLLHWFPARIAKASLAWNYSFYLGTISFFLFLILVGTGLVLMFLYVPSVERAYSSVKDIEFVVSFGWMLRGMHRMAAHLMVATVFLHMIRVFLTGAYKNGSAAGANRPLNWIIGLVLLICTLLLSFTGYLLPWDQLAYWAITVGTNIASAAPVAGEATRFLLLGGTTIDQPALIRFYVLHVFFLPVAVLVLFAWHMWRIRKDGGLAAVDREALSAKAESAPPVRTKTYSLLGVVGGESVHVRNTVMDEERDTVSSSPHLVRRLVFVALLTLIAVAVLTVIFPAPLETPADPSVTPNPAKAPWYFLWLQEIVTITTVSIGSFTINGALVGGVILPGLLFALGVWWPYRDRSGSGAVGVWFAPERKTANRVFLLICLLIIILTIVGTFMRGPYWHLYWPWETWPDMPVRF
- a CDS encoding c-type cytochrome encodes the protein MPDTKHGFVHRDKLLISLGGIGVLLIAGYFFFVDATAEWRGYQEEFRETVATTLGPDRAAAVPEGLQQIHVPALNRTDRCVTCHLGAGWRGLEKLPQPFRTHPQEVLASHPIEKFGCTVCHGGQGYAVTMEEAHGLIEHWEEPVMGQELGDFYVLSNKKAMMQLNCNACHRYDRETRGAEVINAAKRLVAAKGCRACHVINGRGGTVGPDLTTVGDKSPEQYNYERIKGFASAFSWHVAHLKNPKELVPESVMPNFGLSSADAQALALLVMSWGKADIPVEYIPGHNFRDIPNAEEKAREDRMLNGPGAFFVTKSCFVCHSVSTLDVEAAAQIGPDLAQAVDDVQARFGRSLEDFLAKPTGTMEVVLATMITLTPEERREVIEKLKMANELLKKKMVTAAGASH
- the nosZ gene encoding Sec-dependent nitrous-oxide reductase, which gives rise to MKRQSPIPVAVLTIATLFALLLLAGCGPDKKGRSGGRSEARSDVQEAALKTYVAPGDLDEYYIFKSGGHSGQVYVYGIPSMRHIATIPVFAPYPATGYGFDKETKQMMGGFTWGDVHHPALSETGGEYDARWLFVNDNSNNRMARIDLRDFKTRQILGPIPNVSGNHGSTFVTENTEYILSASRFSIPLPKGRVESVQDYATKYNGVVCGISVDPKTGEMRVGWEVKMPPFNYDLGDAGKGPSHGWAFWTCYNSERATGKLEVTASQRDRDYIAAVNWKLVEQAVSAGKAKTMDGVQLLDPRDAPGAVFLLPVAKSPHGVDISPDGRYIIGSGKLQSITTVFTIERILAAIEKRDFTGDEDGIPVLNYDAVKEAEVNVGLGPLHTQFDDQGNAYTSLFVESAVAKWKLGTWEVLDKVPVSYNIGHLCAAEGDSRSPDGKYLVAMNKLSHGRHLNVGPSQPESSQLIDISGEKMALLYDAFTEPEPHNAQMIKADKLKPIEVYPKEENRHPKAIWDIKDARVTRNGRNVEVLMVAVRTSFEPTVIEVNQGDKVTIYITNIEQTTDELHGFGLNEYNLNIVADPGETKVIEFIADKPGVFPYYCTNFCSALHQEMQGYLLVRGNGTAARARTGGPGLAAQ